The following coding sequences lie in one Silene latifolia isolate original U9 population chromosome 5, ASM4854445v1, whole genome shotgun sequence genomic window:
- the LOC141655513 gene encoding protein FAR1-RELATED SEQUENCE 5-like: protein MLNSDDQTLTLLDNIADNQTTMNSGENTIHNLGLRYNPGGSEEWNRMVENGFKPALGLMFVKLEVAIEFYNLYAVACGFIPRKYTQTRFRDGLIDKKSMVCNRHEFKEDCKKLKPVVEFENTEENKKRKKSVEPKKTKITRFGCKAKIRFCAVFNDLKELIGYAIDTFYEGHNHRLCSLKEREFQKNVRTLNLYMKQTIVNNCKLNIGATKTFTILAEQSNGYENIGASLTEFKNFKRNIKCYIGDKDADMILDYLKALSESQDGFYYAYQVDEDNCLAKIFWADAQARMNYSLFGDTITFDPTYGTNKYHMAFTPFTGVDNHKKSVTFAAALIDHENDGHSFGCLRCSLIVWATRNLSAFLLIKIRQLNSGCVLYSRKQDIATACDI from the exons ATGCTGAATTCAGACGATCAAACTCTTACTCTgcttgataatattgctgataatCAAACAACGATGAATTCAG GAGAAAATACTATCCATAATCTGGGATTGAGATATAATCCAGGTGGCAGTGAGGAGTGGAATAGGATGGTAGAAAATGGTTTCAAACCTGCTCTGGGGTTAATGTTTGTAAAGCTGGAGGTGGCAATAGAGTTTTACAATTTATATGCTGTGGCTTGTGGTTTCATACCAAGAAAGTACACACAAACAAGATTCCGTGATGGTTTGATAGACAAAAAATCAATGGTCTGCAACAGACATGAATTCAAAGAGGATTGCAAAAAActcaaacctgttgttgaatttgAAAACACAGAAGAGAATAAGAAGAGGAAAAAATCTGTAGagccaaagaaaacaaaaataacaagatttGGTTGCAAGGCAAAAATACGATTTTGTGCTGTATTCAATGACCTTAAGGAGCTAATAGGGTATGCTATTGATACGTTTTATGAAGGTCATAATCACAGACTCTGCTCACTCAAAGAACGGGAATTCCAGAAAAACGTAAGAACACTTAACCTTTACATGAAGCAgacaattgttaacaattgtaAACTCAACATCGGGGCTACCAAGACATTTACAATTCTGGCGGAACAATCAAATGGGTATGAAAATATTGGTGCATCTCTCACAGAATTCAAGAACTTCaaaagaaatattaaatgttatatagGTGACAAGGATGCTGACATGATTCTCGATTATTTAAAGGCGCTTTCTGAATCACAAGATGGCTTTTACTATGCTTATCAAGTTGATGAGGATAATTGTTTGGCTAAAATCTTTTGGGCAGATGCACAAGCAAGAATGAATTATTCCTTGTTTGGGGACACCATCACCTTTGATCCTACTTACGGTACTAACAAGTACCACATGGCCTTCACCCCATTCACTGGTGTTGACAACCACAAAAAATCGGTGACTTTTGCTGCTGCACTTATCGATCATGAGAACGATGGTCATTCATTTGGGTGTTTAAGATGTTCCTTGATTGTATGGGCAACAAGGAACCTCAGTGCATTCTTACTGATCAAGATCCGACAATTAAACTCGGGGTGCGTTCTGTATTCAAGAAAGCAAGACATCGCTACTGCATGTGACATATAA